ttgggtccttgcccCTATGTAGAACTGTGGCGTGAGGGCAGAGGTGAAGTGCGCTTCCTCGAACCGCTGGGTGGATGTAGATGCTAAGGACACAAAGGGACGGTTATTCCCACTTCAGATTGTAGGTACCACGAGATGAAAGCCCACCAAATACCAAGGCCTTGGGGGAGACCGTGGTGTTCAGAACACCTGAGGGACCACACAGAGCCGTACCGAGGGTGGTGGGCCTGATGAGCTCGCCATGGACCTCATAGAAAGGCAATGGCTTCATGGTGACGTCAGGGTGCACGGGCTGAGGCAGAAGGGGGTGCATGTCTACCTCGCGCTTAGGGCCCAGTAAGGTGCCAGGGGTCAAGAGAGCAGGGGGGATGGGAGTCAGAGGACCAGGAGAGCCTACAGGGGAGGTGCCagggggcagggagagcagggagaggTCAGAGGGCCCCAGGGTCTTCCGGGGAAAGCGCCGGCGGTAAAGCTCTTTGATCTTCATCTGGACGCTGGGGGCACAGCTCGACTTGAGCAGGTGGAGGGCCTTGGCCAGCAGTTCGTGCTTCCGTCCACTCTTGTTCCGGCCAGCAAAGCCGAGAAGCACCTGGAGCTCAGACACCCGGAAACTCATCACCATGTGCTGTGGAGATGAATGGGGAAGCTTGAGAATCCTCCCCTACACAGGACACCTGCTCCCAGGTTGACACTAGCACTGAGCAACCGGTCCTGATGGGAAAGATGCGGTCAGCCTCACCACCACCCAGGGTTGGAGCAACCCCAGGCCCCCACCATGGGCAGATGGGAGGGCAGACAACAAGCCCAAGCGCTCCTCAGACACCTCTGAGTCCTGTGCGAAGTtgcctgccttcagcctgtcTCTCTCCTGTAAGCTGCTTATCCcccttcctgctttctcaggctctcagacccatcccagcctcctgggagaaggacaggagtggagggaggagggagaggagagtggATTGGGGCCACACAGCCTCCCAGGGAGgacaggagcaggtggctgggggATTGGGCCTCAGAGCTCATCCGTCCTACCCAGCTCAGCAAGTCTTACCCCCCAAAGTCTTCCAAGCTTTTGTGCCTAGGACCTTCAGGTCAGGGTTCAATGCTCATAACCCAGAAGTGCTTTCCGGCATCTTTTGCATAACCACCCTCCTTCCTTGGTCCTACTTTTCTAAGAGGGAAACAGCACCAAAGCTTGGCTGGGCAGAAGGAGTTACCCATGAATCACTAGGCATCAACCAAGTCCAGTGTCCCACTGTTTACCTGTGTGCTCCATCTGCCAAGAGTGAaaatcctgcctctgccctggAAAAAAGATGTGTTTCTACCACCCAAATACACTTCTACACAGAGATCTGAGAGACTGCAGGAAGGGTGCTGGAGCCAGGGACAGAACTGCCAGCCCCTCTCCAGGTGGCTGGatctccagcctggcctgcagggcaaggagcaggaagatggagccAGTGTTTCCAGGCGTCCTCTAAGGTGGTCTCCCTCAAGTCTCTGGGTGACCAACAGGGCTCTGCCCTTACAGGCCTGGTCCCAGCCCTCCAGCCCCCCAGGCTTGTCCTGTTCCCCATTTCCAGGGTGCCATAACAAACTTTCTCCTTGACCTTTCTCCCCATGCTCATCACCCTTCTCTCCTGTCCTTATTTTTCCCCACTAACTCCACCCAAGCCCCCCATTCCCGCACACCTTCCCAGGGTCCCACAGATTCCCAGGGTGCCACAAGACCCCGCCCGGCTCGGCCCCACCCCTCGAGGTTGTGGCCGCCCACCGGTGCTTCCCCAGGCTCGGCGCCCACCGCGGGCCCTGAGACGCTCCATCCCGATGCCAGCGCCCCAGCAGTCGCCCCTTCGGCTGTCCCCGGTGCCACCCGGGCTTCTGCCCCTTTCAGTCACAGCTTGTTTCCCCCGCACCCCGCCCCCGGCCCTACGCCAGCCGCCCCTTCCACCAAATCCCACTGGTACCCCGCGTCCCCGCCCCCTGCACCGCGGCCCCCAACAGCTGCAACTCCCCTCCGCCCCACCCCTGCATCTGCCCCGAGCCCCGCCCCCGAGCCCCGCCGCAGCCCTTCCTCGCCCGCGGCCCCGGCGGCCAGGCCCTGCCACGTCTCCCGCGCCCACCCGAGCCCGCGGCACCCAGTCTCGGTCGCCTCCCCCGACTCGGCGCGCCGCTGGGCGCAgtccaggtggggtgggggagggggccggTACCTTTAATTCGCCCAGCTCCGCCATCTTGAGACATCGCCGGCGCCCGAGCCCGAGCCCAGGCCCAGGGACCGCCGCACAACTCTCCTCCCCGGCGCCGGCCGCAACGCCGCCTGCTCCGCCCCGTCCGGCCCCTTCGCCAACCCCGCCCGCCCCGCGCGCCCGCGCGCCTCGGACCAGTCCGGCCGCAGCCCCTCCTTCCCACGGCCCGACCAGCCCCTAAAACGTCCAGGGCCCGCCGGCCAGACGGCCAGACCCGGAGGGACAGCGCGGGCCCCGAGGGTCGTGGGCAGGAGACGGGCCCGGAGTGCCTGCGGGCGGAGGAGAGCGCGGTGCCACGCCACGCCGGGGAGCCGATGAGTTTTAGGGCGCCCAAGACACTTGAAAGATGGAGGGAAAACTATCGGGAACGGTTCAAAGGAATGGGGGAGGTGGGCGAATGGCCGCTAGCCTCCGCATCTCCATCTCCGCGGGTTGAACCCGCCAAGACCGCGAGTGGCACCATCCCGCGCAAGGGGGGAGCCACGGCCTCGACGCCACTTCAGCTCCAGGCGCTGATCCCGgcgctccacccccaccccagcatccACTCAAGGCAGCTCTCAGTCCCGCCGCCGAACTGCGAGGCTGCAGGAACAACAACCACAGAAAGTTTGCTGTGCAGAGTGAGACTTACCAGCAGCGTGgcggagggtggggagggggcccagGAGGCTCCGAGAGTGGGGCCGAGGGGGCCCGGGCAAGGCGTGCTGCTCGGCGCCGCTCCTAC
This window of the Ochotona princeps isolate mOchPri1 chromosome 2, mOchPri1.hap1, whole genome shotgun sequence genome carries:
- the LOC131479503 gene encoding E3 SUMO-protein ligase PIAS3-like isoform X2 is translated as MVMSFRVSELQVLLGFAGRNKSGRKHELLAKALHLLKSSCAPSVQMKIKELYRRRFPRKTLGPSDLSLLSLPPGTSPVGSPGPLTPIPPALLTPGTLLGPKREVDMHPLLPQPVHPDVTMKPLPFYEVHGELIRPTTLASTSTQRFEEAHFTSALTPQFYIGARTQGFGSSSTAFPCFLRPRTVSWLESGAAGT
- the LOC131479503 gene encoding E3 SUMO-protein ligase PIAS3-like isoform X1, which codes for MAELGELKHMVMSFRVSELQVLLGFAGRNKSGRKHELLAKALHLLKSSCAPSVQMKIKELYRRRFPRKTLGPSDLSLLSLPPGTSPVGSPGPLTPIPPALLTPGTLLGPKREVDMHPLLPQPVHPDVTMKPLPFYEVHGELIRPTTLASTSTQRFEEAHFTSALTPQFYIGARTQGFGSSSTAFPCFLRPRTVSWLESGAAGT